Within the Zonotrichia leucophrys gambelii isolate GWCS_2022_RI unplaced genomic scaffold, RI_Zleu_2.0 Scaffold_1648_9632, whole genome shotgun sequence genome, the region AGACTCTGTGTCTCAGCCTAGGCTGCAGTAAACCCGCAGTCACCAATGTCACATAGGACACGAAAAACAAAGTTCACACCGCTGTTCTccagtgaagggaaaaaagggaagtttatttttctgactccaacattttattttttaaaaggtgacagggtttggggagggtGACATCCCACCTCCCAAGACCGgggtcaaaccaacagtccatcaacctctcctcctccaaaaaggaacaaaacaatGAGTTTTTACAGAAAGTTTTGAGAAAGTTCGCTAAAAATAATCCAACATCAGAAGGgttgaaaatgttaaaaaaaacccggggggacagggggatcAACGTCTTTGTGTAGGAAAAAGCTGAAAGCACCgactcatttcatctcctcctgtcctgggggatctccctctttcccccctttccccccatcGGCTTTTGTCCCCACCAGCCCCCCGGAAAAAAGCCGGGTCGGTTCTCCACCCCCCCCTTTTACTGGCCGCCGCTAATGAGGGggcccctcagccttccctctTGGGGGCCAGCCCACCCCCAAccccctgctcacagcccaaaGGGGTCCGCCCCAAACCTTTGGAGGCCCCCCCCCAACCCTCTCCACTGCCGACCTTCCTGCCGGGCAACCCCAACCAGGGCCCCAGTGACCTGATAATCCCGTCCTTTATGTCCTggtcaccccaaacccccgggCCCTTGTCCCCCCGTCGGGGTCTGGTGGGCCTGTGAACATCCTTTGGGGGGGAGGCTTGGCTCCAGGGGGGCCGGGGTCCCGGGGGACAGGACCCGCTGGGGATGAACAGCATTGGACTTGTTGGAAACGTGGGAAGCTGGGGcgagtgaccaacccagtgaccGACACAGCCCCGGGTGTCCACCTCTCTTGATTCAAGCCCGTTCCTAATGTCACACAGGTGGGCTCTATGTCACAAGCCAGCGAGATTTCATAGTCGCTCTTGATTCACAGCTGGGTCGTGACTCACAAGCAGTCTGTACATAATCCTTTTCAATGACCTCCATAACCCACTCTGTATGTCATAACTCACTCTTGACCTCATTTACCAGATGAAAATTGTCTCCCCAGGTAAGCTGACCCTAGATTGttctccaaaaccccaggcCTAGGAAACCACACAGTGCCCATTGTGTGAAAAGGGGGAACGGGGAATTCAGCAGCCTCTGTCCGCCAGCTCAGCCGGCCCACTGGAACATTGGGTCCACGACaccagggacccccccaaagcccccagacgAAAAACGCAAtgcaaaaggggggggggaaatttgTTAAGATTTTGGTAAATGATTATCTTATGTATGTTTATTCCAGGACAACAATGAATTATGcgcaaaatacaaaaataaagagaaacttTCCTGTACTCCTTGCATGGTTTTTGGGAAGGGCTGTCCCCGGGAAATCCACTGAATAAAGAATGCGCTTCTTAAGCGCATTGGTGTTaaggagttttctgttttactgaatttttggtAAGACTCCCACGCCAAGGGAAAACTCTGTCTGCGCTGTTCCACAaaagagaagggctggtggggaTGTGGGGGTTGAGGTTTGGGGGGACAGTGACTATAAAAAACAAATTATCAATGTCTCTGAAAGAAGCGAGGGAGCAACAAAACTTttgcactgggaaaaaaaaagggcaaaaactTTGGGCCCGTTTAGGGTGCGATTTGGGAACCGAAACAGGTacgatttttttttaaggggaaaaaaacccttaaaaacaaagggggccagggaaagggggacaCATTTTACAAAAAATCTTAAGGGGGGAAGGGGCAGCTTGtcccaaaaaaatttttgggaaaagatGACTAGAAGAAAAAGACGCCTGGCAACCCGGAGCTTTtgtgggggaaattggggaaaaaaggactgGATTTCAGGGTTTAAGGATGACCCTAAAAGGTTatccaaagaaaacaaaaagtgaaaCTCAATCAAAATTTTACCCTTGCccatccttttaaaaaaaaaaagttttgtataaaatgtttttacaagggggaaaaggggaaacccctttctctttttttggtcagtggaaaataaaacaaagataaGGAAAAGGCTGAATACTTAACAcctcgtttttttttttttcaaaattttcaataTTTGGACAGGGTTTTTTCTCAAAGGACAATCTCTCCTCACGGTGGATGGGCCAGGGAAGCAGAACAAACCCCCGGAAAACCAGGGATGAAGCTTGGGACTGCTGAGCACTCAGGTGCTCAAGCGTATGGGGTTATGGATCCTCCTAGGGGATAGGGGGCTGTGGTGACTCCCCAAGCAGTTTCCAAACATTTACCACATCCGGCTCAAGGGGCCCAAGGACGAGGTGCCAATGTACCCCTCCCAAaaaggctgggaaaggggagctgGGAACCCAGGGCCCGTCAGCCTGaccttggggggcccgggcccGGTTTTGGAACAGATCACCTTATCCACccaggcacccacaggatggggGCCGAGGGGGCAAAACCGCCAGTGTGGATTTAGGGGGAGGGTTTCCTTcctgaccaacctggtctccttttatgacccAATGAACCCAGCGTGGAttggaaaggctgtggatggtGGCCTGACTCCCCAGAGCCTTTGACCTTCCGACAGAAAACCCTGGAAAAGCCAGCCCCGGTTGGGGGGGGTTCCCTCCCACTGGGAGATTTAAGACGGGGCTGGAGGCTGGCCCAGAAggggtggggatggtgctgcaccCAGCGGTGTCCAGGGCACTGTGGTCCCCCGGGATCTGGCTGGGaccagtcctgtttaatatttCACGATGATCTGGGTGAGGGGGATTGAGTCACATTCCCCAAATTTTGCAGATGCACCAAGTGGGGGTGAGTGGGAAATCTGCTGGAGGGGGGACAAAAAGCCCCCGGGGCCTTAAGTTTGCCCGGGGAGGTTAAGGCGGACAataggaaagaatttttcacagaaaagggGGGGTGACACGGCAGCCCCACAAACCGGGGGTCCTTGTGGTGCTGTGGGGCCAAATGGAACTAGGGATGCACCGTGACACTCGGGGTCCTTGGGAACCCAGGGGCCATTATGGACTGCGGGGCCTTGTAAAAACCAAGGGggtttcccccattttttgAACTGCCCGGGAGACCATTGGGGCTCCCAGGGCCCAGGGAACCAAGGGCCGTTCTACCTGTGGGGCCTCAGGAACCAAAGGGGGACATTTTTGGACACGGCAGGATCCTGTTAACCAAAGGGACCACGGGCACAACGAGGAAAACAAGGAATCTAAAAGAAGGGTTTGTTGACGCTTTTGGGGCCTCGTGTAAACGGAGTCCTTTGTGACACTGAAAAAGAACTTTGGAAAAGTACCTTTGGACGGGTGGGACCTCAGTGACCTttggggccattgtgacattcTGGGGCCACATGGAACCAAGGGGGGCCCCacagaaactgcagcaaaacccaaagaacATTTGACACTGGAACCTCATTCCCCAAGGGAAGGATTATTTCTCTCATGGTCTCATGGAACCGGAACCAGTGTAAAATGCGGGCCTGGGTACCAAAGGGGTCATTGTGACCTAAAGGCCCAGGGAACCCAAAGGGACATCTTTGCGATATCAAGCTGGGGTGAGTTTTGATTCTGGGGGCAAGGGGGGCCGCACATGACCTGACAGGCTGGGTCCGGGggccaaatccaacaaggtgaggttttaaaaaaaccaaacggGTTTCCGCACTttgggccccaaaaaaacccctgcgCACACAGGGGTGGGACAGAGCACCACAAAAGGACCTGCAGGGAGTGATTTTACAGCAGGCTGGACAGACACATGTcccagggggccaagaaggccaatggctcctggggGATCAGGGATGGGGGTGGGGCCCCAGGGCCAAGCGGCTGGCCAACACGACGCCCCCGCTCTACACAACACATTGCTGCTGTACCCAAGAAGGGAACACAAGGCATCTCTGGGAAAAAATTAGCGGGAGAcctttaattccttttaaaagccACATGGGGCACAGGCCCTCACCCAGGGATTTTGTGGGGcccaggaaaaattaaaaacaaaattataaaaacaaaaccaatggcttttcttttttgggcAAATTAAAAAAcgaaacaggggaaaaaaagaaaaacccacaaccaaacccaaaagcaTTATCAAAGGGGGATTTATTACGTGGCCTTTCCCTGTTGAGGGGCCCCCCACTGCCATCCCCCAGGGCTTTTGCCCCCCCGAGGGGGGCACTCAGCCCCCAGCAACACCAGGCCAgcagggcagcggggcggggCCACGGCAGCACCGGCCAACACCAAGTGCGCTGcgctggcacagcctgtgccagccctgattCTGCCCCCGCCTGCACACAACTTGCTGCGGGGAGCTCCagaaaggcaacaaaagggcatcttGCAAAAACCTGCTGGGGAATCCTTGGGTTTTCCTTTAAAAGCCACCAAGTGGGTACCCCTTGACACAATCGTGGGCCCCAGGAAGgggacaaaaacaaaaagaaaaggaacaaataaaatttcttttgggtaatatggaaaaaaaaaaacaaagaaaaaactctCACAACTGaaccaacaaaaaatattaaaagattaCTTTTAATTACAAGTGATGTGCAGAAATGGGCCAGCAGTTTATTGTTCCTGAAATCATCCATTCAGCAGTTttctcactgcagccttgagctcctggtttctcaggctgtagatgagggggttcagggctggaggcaccactgagtacagaactgacagggccagatccagggatggggaagagatggAGGAGGGCTTCAAGTCAGAAAAtacagcagtgctgaggaacagagagaccacggccaggtgagggaggcaggtggaaaaggctttgcgTCGTCCCTGTTCAGAGGTGATCCTCAGCACAACCCTGAAGATCTGCatataggagaaaacaatgaacacaaaacaaccaaatacCAAAAAGACAGTAACAGCAAGaagcccaagttccctgaggtaggatttggagcaggacagcttgaggatctgtgggatttcacagaagaactggcccagggcattgccatggcacaggggcaaggaaaatgtattggctgtgtgcatgagagcagtgagaaagccactggcccaggcagctgctgccatgtgggcacaagctctgctgcccaggagggtcccatagtgcaggggtttgcagatggacacgtagcggtcgtagcacatgatggtcaggagatAAAACTCTGTTGCAgcacaaaaaacaaagaaaaacatctgagcagcacatccagtggAGGAGATGGTCCTGGTgttccagagggaattgtgcatggctttggggataGTGCTGCAGAGGGAGCCAAGCCCGCGAGGGCCGGGTtgacaggaagaaaaacatggGTTTTCAGGTGGGGGCCCCCATTTTGGCCTGAATAAGGGTTGCCCGGAGGGCAGCCGGGGATCCCACAAGCAAAATGCGGGCTGCAGCGCCGCTTCGCAAGCCACAGGGGGAAGTGCCTAGGAGCGCGTTCTTTCCGGCAGCCACAGGGCCtttcaggaaaaggaaggggacAATCGGGAGAGCGCTTTGAGCCAAAAATTTGGCCATTCCCCCGTGACTGTCCCGTGGGTTTTCCCCCaacccttttttcctctctgggaAAACCTTCCCCACCCCCTGCCTGGGCTCCAGTTGGCGATGTGCCAGGGGAGCCAGGGGTGTTCGTGGGGGCGTCAAGGGGCCATCCCCGCCCACTCCCTGTTTTGCCAGGGGgcaaggggaaaggaaaaagggaaaacattaTGGCAAGATCATCCAATTTCCCCTTTTACATTTCCCTTTTTAAGGAAAGTTTtggccccctttttttccccgggttttcccccccccttttgggcgggggaaaaatttgggaaaaaaattttttttggggggccccccggggggcGGGAAATAGGGGGGGGGtgggggcccgggggggttttccctttggggggggaaaaggcTGAATTGGGCCCCGGAAaaccccgggggcccccccaaaatcctttttttatttttccctttttttttttctttttccccccttttttgcCCCCCTTTGGGGGTCCCTTcaagcaaattttttttggggggcccaaaaaacccccccctttctggggaaaaaggggggggggggccccccgggcTCCCCGCCGTTGGGGCCCCCCCGAGGGGGCCCCCcgtttgggggggggggaacccaaaaaacccggggcccccaaaaaaatgggaaaaaccccagtcaaattttcccccaattttttgggggcccccccccccccccccaaattggGGGGCCcccccttaaaaaaacccaaatttccccggggggaaaggggggggcccccccggccACCCGCCGAAATGCCGGGTTTCCCCTGGGGGAAGGCAAAAAACCCTGGGCCCCAAAGGGGGGGGCCCCGAAAcccccggggttttttttggggggggccccccgAGGGGCCCaaggggggggcccggggggggcccggggggttTCCCAAAAACCCggggggaaaaatccccccaacacccaaaaaaaaagtTCCCGCCCCCAAGCTTTCCCGAACCCCCCCCTCCCTGAGCATTCCCCCGGGCCTGGACCCCCCctccggggggggggtttttccccccccccgaccccccccccccctttttgggggggcccggaGGCCCACGgggcccccccccttttttccccgggggtttgggggagggTGCACGGGCAAAGGGCAGTCGAGTCCCCCTTGGGCCCCCGCAGAGGTGGGCTGCTGTCCaggggggggctggggggccccTTTAAAGGGCCCCCGAGGGGATGACCACTTAATTTACTTTTCCCCCCCCGTAAATTTTAAAGTTCGTTGTTATTTGTGGCCCTTTCAACTCAGAACCCTTTTGGGTTAcaatccctttttttcttctcccccttttttttt harbors:
- the LOC135442169 gene encoding olfactory receptor 14J1-like, yielding MCYDRYVSICKPLHYGTLLGSRACAHMAAAAWASGFLTALMHTANTFSLPLCHGNALGQFFCEIPQILKLSCSKSYLRELGLLAVTVFLVFGCFVFIVFSYMQIFRVVLRITSEQGRRKAFSTCLPHLAVVSLFLSTAVFSDLKPSSISSPSLDLALSVLYSVVPPALNPLIYSLRNQELKAAVRKLLNG